The proteins below come from a single Aquarana catesbeiana isolate 2022-GZ linkage group LG12, ASM4218655v1, whole genome shotgun sequence genomic window:
- the LG12H17orf58 gene encoding UPF0450 protein C17orf58 homolog, with product MDLLSGALRLLLLSATLATTAGEWKNLTWNLERNPSRSQSEDQMDIPWTISLQRFPDQGLLSAIHPLTPGDRKKATIPPDKKAKARLAVDNNTGLRKNSVDHGNRLPTNVLPVRSSVNEFTDTHKPQDRNLPDSAFASTNLHSAKSISTQGHSSGKASELLDHENNRPGKINLQKLIELSYNSSKPAWMTNRQPSSLLYQFHGFRKEFESKERSCQMDCHKNRDEREAYCNSDFAVNGIVHDVDPLGKGIQLLTILVNSGGLYKINRLYITPDGFFFRVKVLAVDHYNCPKSCLDVKLGGRYILMGQIFHKRMELPPSIQRTVSGRLRAGDGLLTSSSFVRRYNRKKDRKVLAAAHSKCK from the exons ATGGATCTCCTCTCCGGAGCTCTTCGCCTCCTCCTCCTATCCGCCACCCTCGCCACCACCGCAG GTGAGTGGAAGAACTTAACGTGGAACCTGGAAAGGAACCCGTCTAGAAGTCAATCAGAAGATCAGATGGACATTCCATGGACAATCTCTCTACAGAGATTCCCTGACCAAGGACTGCTCTCTGCAATCCACCCCTTAACGCCCGGGGACAGGAAGAAGGCCACAATCCCTCCAGATAAAAAGGCTAAGGCCAGACTGGCTGTGGACAACAACACGGGACTGAGAAAAAACAGTGTTGACCACGGTAACAGACTCCCAACCAATGTCTTACCTGTTCGTTCTTCGGTGAATGAATTCACCGACACACACAAACCCCAAGACAGGAACCTTCCTGATTCTGCATTTGCCTCCACCAATCTTCATAGTGCAAAATCCATCTCAACACAAGGGCACAGCAGTGGGAAGGCAAGCGAGTTACTGGACCATGAAAATAACCGGCCGGGCAAGATTAATCTTCAGAAACTCATAGAACTTTCATATAACTCCAGCAAGCCAGCCTGGATGACCAACCGCCAACCCTCCAGCCTACTCTACCAATTTCATGGCTTTCGGAAAG AATTTGAGAGCAAAGAAAGAAGCTGTCAGATGGACTGCCACAAAAACAGGGATGAAAGGGAGGCCTACTGTAACAGTGACTTTG CGGTGAACGGGATTGTACATGACGTGGACCCGCTTGGCAAAGGGATCCAACTCCTGACCATACTGGTGAATAGCGGTGGGCTCTACAAGATCAACCGTCTCTATATAACACCCGATGGCTTTTTCTTCAGGGTCAAAGTCTTGGCTGTGGACCATTACAACTGCCCCAAGTCATGCTTGGACGTCAAACTTG GGGGCCGCTACATTCTAATGGGGCAGATTTTCCACAAGCGAATGGAGTTACCGCCTTCGATACAAAGGACGGTCAGCGGACGGTTAAGAGCTGGAGACGGACTCCTGACAAGCAGTAGTTTTGTACGGAGATATAACCGCAAAAAGGATCGCAAGGTGCTGGCGGCCGCCCATTCCAAGTGCAAATGA